In one Butyrivibrio proteoclasticus B316 genomic region, the following are encoded:
- a CDS encoding tocopherol cyclase family protein produces MANISDKQRNHFMLRGPLSKRGYDWWWHSFTAEDEETGEEKPFFIEYFTCNPDLAEDEPILGQHPGRKKDGKKPSYLMVKAGWWGEDATQLHRFYPWKDVTLPYDTNLNLSAPECSLTETHMTGTVTVSKEEADSHPEYMSDSGSMIWDLSIDKKVAFNVGYGASKFFQRLNAFEMFWHAEGMKTEYSGMIICNGRRYIVKPKTCYGYADKNWGGDFTSPWVWLSSNNLTSLLTGKKLENSVFDIGGGRPKVLGVALNRKLLSDFWYEGKSYEFNFSKFWTFCRTKFECSETDTEVLWHVRQETTSAIMDTKISCQKKDMLFVNYEAPNGQKLHNRLFNGGNGVGIIELYRKKGGKTELIDRVEAKNIGCEFGEYGELGE; encoded by the coding sequence ATGGCAAATATTAGTGATAAGCAGCGAAATCATTTCATGTTACGTGGCCCTTTGAGCAAACGGGGCTATGACTGGTGGTGGCATTCATTCACGGCAGAGGATGAGGAAACCGGAGAAGAGAAGCCATTTTTTATTGAGTATTTTACATGCAATCCTGATCTTGCTGAAGATGAACCTATTCTGGGACAACATCCCGGTAGAAAGAAGGATGGCAAGAAGCCATCTTATCTGATGGTGAAGGCTGGCTGGTGGGGCGAAGACGCCACGCAGCTGCATCGCTTTTACCCATGGAAGGATGTAACCCTCCCTTATGATACCAATCTGAATCTCTCCGCGCCTGAATGCAGCTTGACAGAGACGCATATGACCGGTACGGTTACGGTCTCAAAAGAAGAGGCTGATTCTCACCCTGAATATATGAGTGACAGCGGGAGTATGATATGGGACCTTAGTATTGATAAAAAGGTTGCTTTCAATGTTGGCTATGGTGCGAGCAAATTTTTTCAGCGCCTGAACGCTTTTGAGATGTTCTGGCATGCTGAAGGCATGAAAACCGAATATTCCGGTATGATCATCTGTAATGGTCGAAGGTATATAGTAAAACCAAAGACCTGCTACGGCTATGCTGACAAGAATTGGGGCGGAGACTTCACCAGCCCTTGGGTTTGGCTCAGCAGCAATAATCTTACAAGCCTTCTCACAGGAAAAAAGTTGGAAAATAGCGTGTTTGATATCGGTGGTGGGCGCCCTAAGGTTCTTGGAGTAGCTTTGAACCGTAAGCTTCTTTCAGACTTCTGGTATGAGGGCAAGAGCTATGAATTCAATTTTTCCAAATTCTGGACATTTTGTCGTACTAAGTTCGAGTGCAGTGAGACCGATACAGAGGTGTTATGGCACGTTCGACAGGAAACGACTTCTGCTATTATGGATACCAAAATCAGTTGTCAAAAGAAAGATATGTTATTCGTAAATTATGAAGCACCCAATGGCCAAAAGCTCCACAATCGTCTTTTTAATGGTGGAAACGGAGTTGGTATTATTGAGCTCTACCGCAAGAAGGGCGGCAAAACCGAACTGATAGACAGAGTTGAGGCCAAAAACATTGGTTGTGAATTCGGAGAATACGGAGAATTGGGAGAATAA
- a CDS encoding DUF362 domain-containing protein — MAGSYVVIEKARELDYLKDFVVLPDSFGTDAYDNREDVIAIRACVDSALDTLDEKTHFSEKLNNNRPVIIKPNLVSVYHNSGFDKADYPETTDPRVFEAVVRYIRRFTNQITIAESSGKPMPTPASFRIAGYDRIARYYRTGLVALELRPVVRYMLPKAEVMKEIYIPDTLDEVVKGNAFYISVPKMKTNLYTGVTLGFKNAMGTIPYFLRERNHSYLINKKLADLLYLFKPDLTVIDGIIGGEGNTPAPVDPVRVGKIIAGNNSVEVDRITTRMMGFDPDQNKLMMEAKARGFGDPETVIIGEPEVIPFRPAISSFMDEKTAREFPNLLALAGHTKNGAPVITDKDTVTPEQALALEQACSGGCLAAAKTGLDYYNYKKSARQDFSLCIVEGEGVELEGTRWWFDKAGKPYSLQDIAALPMHRMALGNCAAAARPSCDYFAEGCCDPAKCMAVVCHAAGVTMPIMSPQNKGLVPTVTGMLGTILTRRRFIRSGEYVDCPHAQEDRIFPLPELSAEDAQKDYIPWPLPPMSKEEKKAQLRDQWKILLSVIGSGSRKF; from the coding sequence ATGGCGGGGAGTTATGTCGTAATCGAAAAAGCACGTGAACTCGATTATTTGAAGGATTTTGTGGTACTGCCGGATTCTTTTGGCACTGATGCCTACGATAACAGAGAAGACGTTATCGCTATCAGAGCTTGCGTGGACAGCGCATTGGACACCCTTGATGAAAAGACACATTTTTCAGAGAAACTTAATAATAATCGTCCGGTCATTATCAAGCCTAATCTGGTATCAGTCTATCACAACAGCGGTTTTGACAAGGCAGACTATCCTGAGACAACGGATCCTCGCGTCTTTGAGGCAGTAGTAAGGTATATAAGGCGCTTTACCAATCAAATAACCATTGCGGAGTCATCGGGAAAACCCATGCCTACACCTGCAAGCTTTCGAATAGCAGGCTATGACCGAATTGCCAGGTATTACAGAACCGGGCTGGTGGCATTAGAACTAAGGCCTGTTGTGCGGTATATGCTGCCCAAGGCGGAGGTAATGAAGGAGATATATATTCCGGACACGCTTGATGAGGTGGTAAAGGGTAACGCCTTTTATATTTCGGTGCCCAAGATGAAAACCAATCTCTATACCGGTGTGACACTAGGCTTTAAGAATGCCATGGGTACGATTCCCTATTTTCTTAGGGAACGCAACCACAGCTATCTTATCAATAAAAAACTGGCAGATCTGCTCTACCTTTTTAAGCCGGATTTGACTGTCATTGACGGAATTATCGGCGGCGAAGGCAATACGCCTGCTCCTGTGGATCCGGTGCGTGTCGGCAAGATTATCGCAGGTAACAACAGCGTGGAGGTAGACAGGATCACAACCCGCATGATGGGATTTGACCCGGATCAAAACAAGCTGATGATGGAAGCAAAGGCCAGAGGCTTTGGCGACCCTGAGACGGTAATTATTGGAGAGCCGGAGGTTATTCCATTTCGTCCGGCAATCAGCAGCTTTATGGATGAAAAGACGGCACGGGAATTTCCAAATCTGTTGGCACTGGCAGGGCACACCAAGAACGGTGCTCCGGTCATTACAGACAAGGATACTGTAACTCCTGAGCAGGCACTTGCGCTGGAACAGGCGTGTAGTGGAGGATGTCTTGCAGCCGCCAAGACAGGGCTTGACTATTATAACTATAAAAAGAGTGCACGACAGGATTTTTCTCTCTGCATCGTAGAAGGTGAAGGTGTGGAGCTTGAGGGAACGCGATGGTGGTTTGATAAGGCCGGTAAACCATACAGCTTGCAGGATATTGCAGCCTTGCCTATGCACCGTATGGCACTGGGAAATTGTGCTGCTGCAGCTCGCCCAAGTTGCGACTACTTTGCAGAAGGGTGCTGTGATCCTGCTAAATGTATGGCTGTGGTATGTCACGCTGCGGGCGTTACGATGCCAATTATGAGTCCCCAAAATAAGGGACTTGTGCCTACAGTAACAGGTATGCTTGGTACGATACTCACCCGCCGCAGGTTTATCCGAAGTGGCGAATATGTGGACTGCCCTCATGCTCAAGAGGATAGAATTTTTCCTCTTCCGGAGCTGAGCGCAGAGGATGCACAAAAGGACTATATTCCATGGCCCCTTCCTCCTATGTCCAAAGAAGAAAAAAAGGCGCAGTTGAGAGATCAGTGGAAAATTTTGCTATCAGTCATTGGCTCAGGTAGCAGGAAATTCTAG
- a CDS encoding endo-1,4-beta-xylanase produces MKQRNVKCFISKLLVMLLLVSTMGVCFKTNVQAAAYNLMETYGAKYGYSGNCVHTFMLRNQNTVNSIKKDSNIVTLGNEFKPDYLLGSRSATLISVDEAKRLGYYIPSNYRESTVPKINFSTVDEAMKLCYQNGLKMRGHTLVWHSQTPTWFFRNGFSGNGGFVNQSTMDARLEFYVKTVLNHVYSSQYGSVVVYWDVANEIMHAQNSGWEAVYGNNKTNAAYVKKAFNYAYECLEYFKLTDKVKLFYNDYNTYMVVNDEIKLVNYINQGKKVCAGIGMQSHLSTSYPSVDYYTQALNAFIRAGFEVQITELDIKNNGDNDLNNYCYQLFKNINTAKKNGGNISCITWWGPSDAETWLSGQKPLIWSNIGVSKPAYDYVVKAYTDVFGNPGQSSGGSGSGSSETKPSGNTNATARIEDGWYYIKNPASQKYLTVEGNKADGWNSVVISSGTGVDGQKWYVTNRSDGYVTLTSKLGNIMMDVANGENTDGANIGTYQGYGGNAQQFIIKTTGTNGVYTIGTKCSNAARFLDIYEKKTNDGANVCQWTYNGNANQQWQFEKVEENAQQNPEPTPDPEPTPEPTPTPTPDPTPVTGSGLELEYSINSWGSGYQVSYKISNNSGNTVDGWTLKVNKNQLNIDSSWNVNIKDSGDYYVITPVDWNKTIANGTSIEFGSIGVGQAGSSFEYVLESAAGSSTGNESGSSSGGETGSEDPKPAPEPEPIPAPNPNYNPTARIENSIPSKYSSVRYGEGSGTIVNISYTAHDTEANGRTYTKKANVYLPAGYSTDKKYNVLYLLHGIGGNENEWGMTGNSSTVKAIMDNLAYYGDIDSFIVVTPNGKASASGSVNSFYNFGAELRNDLIPYIDSHYSTNADRDHRAIAGLSMGGMQTINIGIGECMDLFSYFGAFSAAPTSNAASKTASLLNGNSYPIHYFYNVCGLQDNVAYSSHSQAAKNLPSVCDQFVDGQNYMWQELNGAHDFNIWYLGFYNFAQIAFK; encoded by the coding sequence ATGAAACAAAGAAATGTGAAATGTTTTATTTCCAAACTGCTAGTCATGCTTCTCCTTGTTAGCACAATGGGAGTGTGCTTCAAGACTAATGTACAGGCTGCCGCGTACAATCTAATGGAAACCTACGGCGCCAAGTACGGTTATTCCGGCAACTGTGTTCACACCTTTATGCTCAGAAATCAGAACACAGTTAATTCCATCAAAAAGGATTCTAACATAGTTACACTTGGAAATGAGTTTAAACCTGATTATCTTCTTGGAAGCAGGTCTGCAACTCTGATTTCAGTTGATGAGGCCAAGAGGCTTGGCTACTACATCCCTTCAAACTACAGGGAGAGTACTGTTCCCAAGATCAACTTTAGCACTGTTGATGAAGCTATGAAACTCTGCTATCAAAATGGTCTTAAGATGAGAGGTCACACTCTGGTATGGCATTCACAGACTCCGACTTGGTTTTTCAGGAATGGCTTTTCAGGCAATGGCGGATTTGTAAATCAGTCTACAATGGATGCTCGTCTTGAGTTCTATGTTAAGACAGTTCTCAATCATGTGTATTCAAGCCAGTATGGAAGCGTAGTTGTATATTGGGATGTTGCCAATGAGATTATGCATGCCCAGAACTCAGGCTGGGAGGCTGTGTATGGAAACAACAAGACAAATGCGGCCTATGTAAAGAAGGCTTTCAATTACGCCTATGAGTGTCTTGAATATTTCAAACTCACAGATAAAGTAAAGCTCTTTTACAATGATTACAACACCTATATGGTAGTTAACGACGAGATCAAGCTTGTGAACTATATCAACCAGGGCAAAAAAGTCTGCGCCGGCATCGGAATGCAGTCTCATCTTAGCACAAGTTATCCATCTGTTGATTACTATACACAGGCTCTTAATGCATTTATAAGAGCTGGGTTTGAGGTACAGATCACTGAGCTTGATATTAAGAACAACGGTGACAATGATCTTAATAATTATTGCTATCAGCTCTTTAAGAATATCAATACAGCCAAAAAGAATGGTGGCAATATTTCCTGCATTACCTGGTGGGGACCATCAGATGCAGAAACTTGGCTCTCAGGCCAGAAGCCACTTATCTGGTCCAACATTGGTGTCAGCAAGCCTGCTTATGATTATGTAGTTAAGGCTTATACTGATGTATTTGGAAATCCTGGACAGAGTAGTGGTGGCAGTGGAAGCGGATCTTCAGAGACTAAGCCTTCAGGAAACACAAATGCTACAGCACGTATAGAGGATGGCTGGTACTATATCAAAAATCCTGCATCTCAGAAATACCTTACTGTTGAAGGCAACAAGGCTGATGGCTGGAACAGCGTTGTTATCAGTTCAGGAACCGGTGTTGACGGACAGAAGTGGTATGTGACAAATAGATCTGATGGTTACGTAACACTCACAAGTAAGCTTGGAAATATCATGATGGATGTTGCTAACGGTGAGAATACTGATGGCGCAAACATTGGAACATATCAGGGCTATGGCGGAAATGCCCAGCAGTTTATCATTAAAACAACCGGAACAAATGGTGTTTATACAATTGGTACCAAGTGTTCAAATGCAGCCAGATTCCTTGATATTTATGAGAAAAAGACAAATGACGGCGCAAATGTTTGCCAGTGGACTTACAACGGAAATGCAAATCAGCAGTGGCAGTTTGAAAAGGTTGAAGAAAATGCTCAGCAGAACCCGGAGCCAACACCTGACCCTGAGCCAACTCCTGAACCAACACCAACACCTACACCGGATCCTACTCCTGTAACAGGGTCAGGTCTTGAACTTGAATATTCTATTAACAGTTGGGGATCAGGCTATCAGGTAAGCTACAAGATTTCTAATAACTCAGGAAATACTGTTGATGGATGGACTCTCAAGGTAAACAAAAATCAGCTTAATATTGATTCAAGCTGGAATGTTAACATTAAAGATTCAGGAGATTATTACGTGATAACACCTGTTGACTGGAACAAGACAATTGCAAACGGAACAAGTATCGAGTTTGGTTCAATTGGTGTTGGCCAGGCAGGTAGCTCTTTTGAATACGTGCTTGAATCTGCTGCAGGAAGCTCTACCGGAAATGAAAGCGGTTCTTCTTCAGGCGGAGAAACAGGAAGTGAAGATCCAAAGCCAGCACCGGAGCCTGAACCTATTCCTGCACCTAATCCCAATTACAATCCTACTGCAAGAATTGAAAACTCAATTCCTTCTAAGTACTCTTCAGTAAGATATGGTGAGGGCTCAGGAACAATTGTGAACATCTCTTACACAGCGCATGATACAGAGGCAAATGGACGAACATATACCAAAAAAGCTAACGTATATTTACCTGCCGGATATAGTACAGATAAAAAGTACAATGTACTCTATCTTTTGCACGGAATTGGCGGAAATGAAAATGAATGGGGAATGACAGGTAATTCATCTACAGTTAAGGCTATAATGGATAACCTCGCATATTATGGAGATATCGACTCCTTCATAGTGGTTACACCAAATGGAAAGGCTTCTGCAAGCGGTTCTGTGAACTCTTTCTACAATTTTGGAGCAGAGCTTAGAAATGACCTTATTCCATATATCGACTCTCATTACAGCACCAATGCTGACAGAGACCACAGAGCTATTGCAGGTCTTTCAATGGGAGGCATGCAGACAATTAATATCGGTATTGGCGAGTGCATGGATCTGTTTAGCTATTTTGGAGCATTCTCTGCTGCACCAACAAGTAATGCTGCTTCTAAGACTGCATCACTACTTAATGGCAACTCATATCCAATCCATTATTTTTATAATGTATGTGGACTTCAGGATAACGTAGCTTATTCAAGCCACTCGCAGGCTGCCAAGAATCTGCCTTCTGTATGTGATCAGTTTGTAGATGGTCAGAACTATATGTGGCAGGAATTAAACGGTGCACATGATTTTAATATCTGGTACCTCGGTTTCTACAATTTTGCTCAGATTGCATTTAAATAA